A single genomic interval of Plantibacter sp. Leaf314 harbors:
- a CDS encoding O-acetylhomoserine aminocarboxypropyltransferase/cysteine synthase family protein, with amino-acid sequence MADREYGFRTRAIHAGNIPDQVTGARALPIYQSSAFVFDDTADAAARFALQKYGNIYSRLANPTVASFEERIASLEGGLGAVATASGLAAQYITFASLAGQGDHIVASANLYGGSITQLDVTLRRFGIETTFVQSSDAADYAAAIQENTKLVFAETVANPSGEIADIEGLADVAHAHGIPLIIDSTIATPYLNRPIEWGADIVTHSATKFLGGHGTTLGGVVVESGRFDWDSDKFPLFGQPVPSYGGLQWSGNFGEYAFLTRLRAEQLRDIGPALAPHSAFLLAQGVETLPFRIQAHVDNARIVAEWLDADPRIAAVNWAGLPAHPHHERANKYLPKGPGSVFSFEVKGGRQVGQKLIESVDLASHLANIGDAKTLIIHPASTTHAQLSDQQLVDAGVLPGIVRLSVGIEDPDDIIYDLDQALAAAVKE; translated from the coding sequence ATGGCAGATCGTGAGTATGGCTTCCGCACGCGTGCGATCCACGCGGGCAACATCCCCGACCAGGTGACCGGCGCCCGCGCGCTGCCCATCTACCAGTCGAGCGCCTTCGTCTTCGACGACACCGCCGACGCCGCCGCGCGCTTCGCCCTGCAGAAGTACGGCAACATCTACTCCCGTCTCGCGAACCCGACGGTCGCGAGCTTCGAGGAGCGCATCGCGAGCCTCGAAGGCGGTCTCGGTGCCGTCGCGACGGCCTCCGGTCTCGCCGCGCAGTACATCACCTTCGCCTCGCTCGCCGGGCAGGGCGACCACATCGTCGCCTCGGCCAACCTCTACGGCGGGTCGATCACGCAGCTCGACGTCACCCTGCGACGCTTCGGCATCGAGACCACGTTCGTGCAGTCCTCCGACGCGGCCGACTACGCCGCCGCGATCCAGGAGAACACCAAGCTCGTCTTCGCCGAGACGGTCGCGAACCCGTCCGGCGAGATCGCCGACATCGAGGGTCTGGCCGACGTCGCCCACGCCCACGGCATCCCGCTCATCATCGACTCCACGATCGCCACGCCCTACCTCAACCGTCCGATCGAGTGGGGTGCCGACATCGTCACGCACTCCGCGACCAAGTTCCTCGGCGGACACGGCACGACGCTCGGTGGCGTCGTCGTCGAGAGCGGCCGGTTCGACTGGGACTCCGACAAGTTCCCGCTCTTCGGGCAGCCGGTGCCGAGTTACGGCGGGCTGCAGTGGTCGGGGAACTTCGGCGAGTACGCCTTCCTCACCCGCCTCCGTGCGGAGCAGTTGCGCGACATCGGCCCGGCGCTCGCGCCGCACTCGGCCTTCCTGCTCGCGCAGGGCGTCGAGACGCTGCCGTTCCGCATCCAGGCGCATGTCGACAACGCGCGGATCGTGGCCGAATGGTTGGACGCCGACCCGCGCATCGCCGCCGTCAACTGGGCCGGACTCCCCGCCCACCCGCACCACGAGCGGGCGAACAAGTACCTACCGAAGGGGCCGGGCTCCGTCTTCAGCTTCGAGGTGAAGGGTGGTCGCCAGGTCGGTCAGAAACTCATCGAGTCCGTCGACCTCGCGAGCCACCTGGCGAACATCGGCGACGCGAAGACGCTCATCATCCACCCGGCGTCGACCACGCACGCCCAGCTCTCCGACCAGCAGCTCGTCGATGCAGGCGTGCTGCCCGGCATCGTCCGACTGAGCGTCGGCATCGAGGACCCGGACGACATCATCTACGACCTCGACCAGGCCCTCGCGGCCGCGGTGAAGGAGTAA
- the rsmA gene encoding 16S rRNA (adenine(1518)-N(6)/adenine(1519)-N(6))-dimethyltransferase RsmA: MTASVALLGPAEIRDLATLLDVTPTKKLGQNFVIDANTVRKIVSVAHVAPGDVVVEIGPGLGSLTLGLLEADASVVAVEIDGRLAKQLPITVGEMAPGMIDRLSVVHEDALRIEELPASPNRLVANLPYNISVPVLLHFLEHFTSLTAGVVMVQAEVGYRLAAVPGSKVYGAPSAKAAWYGAWRIAGQVSRQVFWPIPNVDSVLVGFERRSDVIGTEQERVETFALIDAAFQQRRKMLRQALGNVLGSSQAATERMEAAGVKPTARGEELTVHDFLSIVRAGR; this comes from the coding sequence ATGACCGCTTCCGTCGCACTGCTCGGCCCCGCCGAGATCCGAGACCTCGCCACCCTGCTCGACGTGACGCCGACGAAGAAGCTCGGTCAGAACTTCGTCATCGACGCGAACACCGTCCGCAAGATCGTCTCGGTCGCCCATGTCGCGCCGGGCGACGTGGTGGTCGAGATCGGTCCGGGACTCGGATCGCTCACGCTGGGCCTCCTCGAAGCCGACGCGAGTGTCGTCGCCGTCGAGATCGACGGTCGCCTCGCGAAGCAGCTCCCGATCACGGTGGGGGAGATGGCGCCGGGCATGATCGACCGGCTGTCGGTCGTCCACGAGGACGCCCTCCGCATCGAGGAACTGCCAGCGTCGCCGAACCGGCTCGTCGCCAACCTGCCGTACAACATCTCCGTGCCGGTCCTGCTGCACTTCCTCGAACACTTCACCTCGCTCACCGCCGGCGTGGTCATGGTGCAGGCGGAGGTCGGGTACCGACTGGCCGCGGTCCCCGGGAGCAAGGTCTACGGCGCGCCGAGCGCGAAGGCCGCCTGGTACGGGGCGTGGCGCATCGCCGGACAGGTCAGCCGCCAGGTGTTCTGGCCGATCCCGAACGTGGACTCCGTGCTGGTGGGCTTCGAACGACGGAGCGACGTGATCGGCACCGAGCAGGAGCGGGTCGAGACCTTCGCGCTCATCGACGCCGCCTTCCAGCAGCGCCGGAAGATGCTCCGCCAGGCGCTCGGCAACGTCCTCGGCAGCTCGCAGGCGGCCACGGAGCGCATGGAGGCCGCCGGGGTCAAGCCGACCGCGCGCGGTGAGGAACTCACCGTCCACGACTTCCTGTCGATCGTCCGCGCAGGGCGATAG
- a CDS encoding 4-(cytidine 5'-diphospho)-2-C-methyl-D-erythritol kinase, producing the protein MTTEAILKHVHVRAPGKINVFLKVGDVMDDGYHDVATAYQAISLYEDVHAYPADDFSVSFSGSVDVSGVPTDTSNLAIRAAKALARRTGFRGGVRLEIEKHVPVAGGMGGGSADAAATLLACDALWGTERSRDELLALAARLGADVPFALLGGTAVGTGRGDQLSSALAKGQFEWVLALADFGMSTPLVYQELDAHRARHILDISPSGRQPTVDAAVLQALRAGDAHLLGDVLYNDLQAAALQLRPVLGEVLEFGDSQGALGSLVSGSGPTIAFLAADTDDALELQVTLASSGLKTIRAHGPVHGARIVSQS; encoded by the coding sequence ATGACCACCGAGGCCATCCTCAAGCACGTGCACGTGCGCGCACCGGGGAAGATCAATGTCTTCTTGAAGGTCGGCGACGTGATGGACGACGGCTACCACGACGTCGCGACCGCCTACCAGGCGATCTCCCTGTACGAGGACGTGCACGCGTACCCGGCCGATGACTTCAGCGTCTCGTTCTCGGGGTCCGTCGACGTCTCCGGGGTGCCGACCGACACGAGCAACCTGGCCATCCGCGCCGCGAAGGCGCTCGCGAGGCGGACGGGGTTCCGTGGCGGCGTGCGCCTCGAGATCGAGAAGCACGTCCCGGTCGCCGGGGGGATGGGCGGTGGCTCGGCGGACGCCGCAGCCACCCTGCTCGCCTGCGACGCCCTCTGGGGCACCGAGCGCAGCCGGGACGAGCTCCTGGCCCTGGCCGCGCGTCTCGGCGCTGACGTGCCGTTCGCGTTGCTCGGCGGGACGGCCGTCGGCACCGGTCGCGGCGACCAGCTGAGCAGCGCGCTCGCCAAGGGGCAGTTCGAGTGGGTCCTCGCGCTCGCCGACTTCGGGATGTCGACGCCGCTGGTCTACCAGGAGCTCGACGCGCACCGCGCCCGCCACATCCTCGACATCTCGCCGTCCGGTCGCCAGCCGACCGTCGACGCGGCGGTGCTCCAGGCGCTTCGGGCCGGCGATGCCCACCTGCTCGGCGACGTCCTCTACAACGACCTGCAGGCCGCCGCGTTGCAACTGCGGCCCGTGCTCGGCGAGGTCCTCGAGTTCGGTGATTCGCAGGGTGCGCTCGGCAGCCTCGTGTCGGGCTCCGGTCCCACCATCGCCTTCCTCGCCGCGGACACCGACGACGCCCTGGAACTGCAGGTCACGCTCGCCTCGTCCGGGCTGAAGACCATCCGGGCACACGGGCCGGTCCACGGCGCCCGCATCGTCTCGCAGAGCTGA
- the mgrA gene encoding L-glyceraldehyde 3-phosphate reductase has translation MTADARFPLNVPDIHRPYAAADDRYARNDYRQVGTSGLFLPPISLGLWYNFGDNRPFDGQRALLRHAFDHGITHFDLANNYGPPYGSAETNFGRMMREDFGPYRNELIISSKAGYDFWPGPYGNFGSKKYLTASLDESLERMGLDYVDIFYSHRVDEVTPIEETVGALDAIVRSGKALYVGISSYSAERTAAAHAVARELGTPLVIHQPSYSILNRWVEDGLTEVLTETGLGAIAFVPLAQGLLTDKYLGDGPAERATNRPSLPDRQVSEEMATRLRSLNDIATERGQTLAQMSLAWVLNNPAITSAVIGASRPEQLDENLAALDGPAFTTEELEEIDRLAEGADVNIWADSSDK, from the coding sequence ATGACCGCTGATGCTCGTTTCCCGCTGAACGTCCCCGACATCCACCGCCCGTACGCCGCGGCGGACGACCGCTACGCGCGGAACGACTACCGCCAGGTGGGTACCTCCGGGCTCTTCCTGCCCCCGATCTCGCTCGGCCTCTGGTACAACTTCGGCGACAACCGGCCGTTCGACGGACAACGTGCCCTCCTCCGGCACGCGTTCGACCACGGCATCACCCACTTCGACCTCGCGAACAACTACGGGCCGCCCTACGGCTCGGCGGAGACGAACTTCGGCCGCATGATGCGCGAGGACTTCGGCCCGTACCGCAACGAGCTCATCATCTCCTCGAAGGCCGGATACGACTTCTGGCCAGGCCCGTACGGCAACTTCGGTTCGAAGAAGTACTTGACCGCGAGCCTCGACGAGTCCCTGGAGCGTATGGGCCTCGACTACGTCGACATCTTCTACTCCCACCGGGTCGACGAGGTGACGCCCATCGAGGAGACGGTCGGTGCGCTCGACGCGATCGTGCGCTCGGGGAAGGCGCTGTACGTCGGCATCTCGTCGTACTCGGCCGAACGGACCGCGGCCGCGCACGCCGTCGCCCGTGAGCTGGGGACCCCCCTCGTGATCCACCAGCCGTCGTACTCGATCCTCAACCGCTGGGTGGAGGACGGACTCACCGAGGTGCTCACCGAGACCGGGCTGGGCGCGATCGCCTTCGTGCCGCTCGCGCAGGGCCTCCTCACCGACAAGTACCTCGGGGACGGCCCGGCGGAGCGCGCCACGAACCGTCCGTCACTGCCGGACCGTCAGGTCAGCGAGGAGATGGCGACACGGTTGCGGTCCCTCAACGACATCGCGACCGAGCGTGGCCAGACGCTCGCGCAGATGTCCCTCGCCTGGGTGCTGAACAACCCGGCGATCACCTCCGCGGTCATCGGCGCCTCCCGGCCGGAGCAGCTCGACGAGAACCTCGCCGCGCTCGACGGGCCGGCGTTCACGACCGAGGAGCTCGAGGAGATCGACCGGCTCGCCGAGGGCGCGGACGTCAACATCTGGGCGGACTCCTCGGACAAGTAG
- a CDS encoding YeiH family protein, translating to MVKAIPGVLVAGAAALLALGLHTLVPVVPLLTASVLLGMVTGQLPAFQRLASGVLKPGLGLSAKRLMRIGIVLLGLKLSLVDIAGLGWVTLATTVAIVVITFFTTLWLGKAIGLTGPEPLLIATGFSICGASAIGAMSGVVKAKDEEQATPIALVTLCGTLAIFVLPALRGPLGLTDEQFGHWVGASVHDVGQVVATAQIAGTSALAVAVVVKLTRVVLLAPMVAAAATIERRRLQTVSAGAGGGADGTATARPPIVPLFVAGFIAAVLVRTLLPVPEVVLDVADAAQTALLAMALFALGAAIRVRTLITTGWRALVVGLGSWLLIAVLALGAVHLS from the coding sequence GTGGTGAAGGCCATCCCCGGCGTGCTCGTCGCCGGTGCCGCGGCACTGCTCGCCCTCGGGTTGCACACCCTCGTGCCGGTCGTGCCACTCCTCACCGCGAGCGTCCTGCTCGGGATGGTCACGGGCCAGTTGCCGGCCTTCCAGCGGCTCGCGAGCGGCGTGCTCAAGCCGGGACTCGGACTCAGCGCGAAGCGGCTCATGCGGATCGGGATCGTGCTGCTGGGGCTGAAGCTCAGCCTCGTCGACATCGCCGGACTCGGCTGGGTGACCCTGGCGACCACCGTGGCCATCGTCGTCATCACCTTCTTCACCACCCTGTGGCTCGGCAAGGCGATCGGCCTCACCGGCCCGGAACCGTTGCTCATCGCGACCGGCTTCTCCATCTGCGGTGCCTCGGCGATCGGTGCGATGAGCGGGGTCGTGAAGGCGAAGGACGAGGAACAGGCCACCCCGATCGCGCTCGTCACCCTCTGCGGCACGCTCGCGATCTTCGTCCTCCCCGCGCTCCGCGGACCGCTCGGCCTGACCGACGAGCAGTTCGGCCACTGGGTGGGTGCGAGCGTGCACGACGTCGGCCAGGTGGTCGCGACCGCGCAGATCGCGGGGACGAGCGCGCTCGCCGTCGCCGTGGTCGTCAAGCTCACGCGCGTCGTCCTGCTCGCGCCCATGGTCGCCGCCGCCGCGACGATCGAACGCCGCCGACTCCAGACCGTGTCGGCCGGAGCCGGCGGGGGCGCGGACGGGACCGCCACCGCTCGACCGCCGATCGTCCCGCTGTTCGTCGCCGGCTTCATCGCGGCCGTGCTCGTCCGCACGCTCCTGCCGGTGCCCGAGGTCGTCCTCGACGTCGCGGACGCCGCGCAGACCGCGCTGCTCGCGATGGCGCTGTTCGCGCTCGGCGCGGCGATCCGGGTGCGGACGCTCATCACCACCGGGTGGCGGGCGCTCGTCGTCGGCCTCGGGTCGTGGCTCCTCATCGCCGTCCTGGCGCTCGGAGCAGTGCACCTGTCCTGA
- the metG gene encoding methionine--tRNA ligase — translation MADGTSFYITTPIFYVNDAPHIGHAYTEVAADVLARWHRQAGDRTWFLTGTDEHGQKILRTATANGVTPKEWADRLVSESWYPLLDTIDISNDDFIRTTDERHEQNVQLFLQRLYDAGYIYTGEFEGYYCVGCEEYKQESDLVQGTGEYVGQLVCAIHSKPVELLQESNYFFRMSDFAERLLALYEERPEFVQPESARNEVIQFVRQGLKDLSISRSTFDWGIKVPWDESHVVYVWFDALLNYITAAGYGSDEEAFAERWPATQIVGKDILRFHAVIWPAMLMAAGLEVPKRVFGHGWLLVGGEKMSKSKLTGIAPSEITDTFGSDAFRYYFMRAIAFGQDGSFSWEDLSARYQAELANGFGNLASRVLAMVTRYFEGVVPPSGPAEPADVAIQQTVARAATDADAAIERLAIQDALAAIWRIVDELNGYITEQEPWALAKDEAKRERLGTVLATAVEGLRALSVLLHPFVPKATTKLWTALGVEDALGQLGAQRISEVGTWAQVPAGTTVAGLEPLFPRIEAVAE, via the coding sequence ATGGCCGACGGCACCTCGTTCTACATCACCACGCCCATCTTCTACGTCAACGATGCTCCGCACATCGGGCACGCGTACACGGAGGTGGCCGCCGACGTCCTCGCGCGCTGGCACCGTCAGGCCGGCGATCGCACCTGGTTCCTCACCGGGACGGATGAGCACGGCCAGAAGATCCTGCGCACGGCGACCGCGAACGGCGTGACGCCGAAGGAGTGGGCGGACCGCCTCGTCAGCGAGTCCTGGTACCCGCTGCTCGACACGATCGACATCTCGAACGACGACTTCATCCGCACGACCGACGAGCGCCACGAGCAGAACGTCCAGCTCTTCCTGCAGCGTCTGTACGACGCCGGGTACATCTACACGGGCGAGTTCGAGGGCTACTACTGCGTCGGGTGCGAGGAGTACAAGCAGGAGAGCGACCTCGTCCAGGGCACCGGCGAGTACGTCGGCCAGCTCGTCTGCGCGATCCACTCCAAGCCCGTCGAGCTGCTGCAGGAGAGCAACTACTTCTTCCGCATGAGTGACTTCGCCGAGCGACTGCTCGCCCTCTACGAGGAGCGACCGGAGTTCGTGCAGCCGGAATCGGCACGCAACGAGGTCATCCAGTTCGTCCGCCAGGGCCTGAAGGACCTCTCCATCTCACGCTCCACCTTCGACTGGGGCATCAAGGTCCCGTGGGACGAGAGCCACGTCGTCTACGTGTGGTTCGACGCCCTGCTCAACTACATCACCGCAGCCGGCTACGGCTCCGACGAGGAGGCGTTCGCCGAGCGCTGGCCGGCCACGCAGATCGTCGGCAAGGACATCCTGCGGTTCCACGCCGTCATCTGGCCGGCCATGCTCATGGCCGCCGGACTCGAGGTGCCGAAGCGTGTCTTCGGTCACGGTTGGTTGCTCGTCGGCGGTGAGAAGATGTCGAAGTCGAAGCTCACCGGGATCGCCCCGAGCGAGATCACCGACACCTTCGGCTCCGACGCGTTCCGCTACTACTTCATGCGCGCCATCGCCTTCGGCCAGGACGGCTCCTTCAGCTGGGAGGACCTCTCGGCGCGCTACCAGGCCGAACTCGCGAACGGCTTCGGCAACCTGGCCTCGCGCGTGCTGGCGATGGTCACCCGCTACTTCGAGGGTGTCGTGCCGCCGAGCGGCCCCGCCGAGCCTGCCGACGTCGCGATCCAGCAGACGGTCGCCCGCGCCGCTACGGACGCCGACGCCGCCATCGAGCGACTCGCCATCCAGGACGCGCTCGCCGCCATCTGGCGGATCGTCGACGAGCTGAACGGCTACATCACCGAGCAGGAGCCGTGGGCGCTCGCGAAGGACGAGGCCAAGCGCGAACGCCTCGGCACCGTCCTCGCCACGGCGGTCGAAGGGCTCCGCGCCCTGTCGGTCCTGCTGCACCCCTTCGTCCCGAAGGCGACCACCAAGCTCTGGACCGCACTCGGGGTCGAGGACGCCCTGGGTCAGCTCGGCGCGCAGCGCATCAGCGAGGTCGGCACCTGGGCTCAGGTCCCCGCCGGCACCACGGTGGCCGGGCTCGAGCCGCTCTTCCCGCGGATCGAGGCCGTCGCGGAATGA
- a CDS encoding dolichyl-phosphate-mannose--protein mannosyltransferase, producing MTGSRLDRWWERMLRTERRRKLWIWGGPAAVTLLAFVLRFWNLGHPHSLVFDETFYVKDSWSLWLNGYESTWPDGADEGFANGDAGDPSTNPSYVVHPPLGKWLIALGIAVFGIDDSTGWRISTVIAGTLAVLLVILIAKRLFTSSILAVLAGFLFAIDGHAIVMARVSLLDNFVMLFVLAGFGAILLDRSWHASRLAAKLASSRSGGAEPAWGPVLWWRPWLLAAGIAFGAATAVKWNGLYFLAAFGLYVIVADLLLRRRLGLSLWASAAVLKQGPVSFLTMVPVAAVVYLASWSGWILTSGGYDRQWANAVGNGWTGTFAWVPHWFQSLVHYHQSAYGFHVGLSTPHPYAANPLGWLLMIRPTSMYYQSPAMGTDGCAWDACSSAITSIGNPLIWWGAAVALGYCVYRLVRYREWQVGLIVLGVAAGYLPWLLYLNRTVFQFYTIVFEPYLILALVFAVGKILGSRDDPEERRVAGVGVIGVFLTITTLLSIFWYPLWTAITVPYWFWHLHAWLPSWV from the coding sequence GTGACGGGATCGCGCCTCGACCGTTGGTGGGAGCGGATGCTCCGCACCGAGCGCCGCCGGAAGCTGTGGATCTGGGGCGGCCCCGCAGCCGTCACCCTCCTCGCCTTCGTCCTCCGGTTCTGGAACCTCGGCCACCCGCACTCGCTCGTCTTCGACGAGACGTTCTATGTGAAGGACTCGTGGTCGTTGTGGCTGAACGGGTACGAGAGCACCTGGCCGGACGGGGCGGACGAGGGCTTCGCCAACGGCGACGCCGGTGACCCGAGCACGAACCCGTCGTACGTCGTCCACCCGCCCCTCGGCAAGTGGCTGATCGCCCTCGGCATCGCCGTCTTCGGCATCGACGACAGCACCGGGTGGCGGATCTCCACCGTCATCGCCGGCACCCTGGCGGTGCTCCTCGTGATCCTGATCGCGAAGCGCCTGTTCACCTCGTCGATCCTCGCGGTCCTCGCCGGGTTCCTGTTCGCGATCGACGGTCACGCGATCGTGATGGCGCGGGTCTCCCTGCTCGACAACTTCGTGATGCTGTTCGTGCTGGCGGGGTTCGGTGCGATCCTGCTCGACCGCTCCTGGCATGCGTCCCGACTCGCCGCCAAGCTCGCCTCGAGCCGTTCCGGTGGCGCGGAACCGGCCTGGGGTCCCGTGCTCTGGTGGCGCCCCTGGCTGCTCGCCGCCGGGATCGCGTTCGGTGCGGCGACGGCCGTCAAGTGGAACGGCCTGTACTTCCTCGCCGCGTTCGGCCTGTACGTCATCGTCGCCGACCTCCTGCTCCGCCGCCGCCTCGGGCTCAGCCTCTGGGCGAGCGCCGCGGTCCTCAAGCAGGGTCCCGTCTCCTTCCTGACGATGGTCCCGGTCGCCGCGGTGGTGTACCTCGCGAGCTGGTCGGGGTGGATCCTCACCTCGGGCGGCTACGACCGGCAATGGGCGAACGCCGTCGGCAACGGGTGGACCGGCACCTTCGCCTGGGTCCCCCACTGGTTCCAGAGCCTCGTCCACTACCACCAGAGCGCGTACGGCTTCCACGTCGGGTTGAGCACACCGCACCCGTACGCGGCGAACCCGCTCGGCTGGTTGCTCATGATCCGGCCGACCAGCATGTACTACCAGTCCCCCGCGATGGGGACCGACGGCTGCGCCTGGGACGCCTGCTCCTCGGCCATCACCTCGATCGGCAACCCGCTCATCTGGTGGGGAGCAGCCGTCGCTCTCGGCTACTGCGTCTACCGTCTGGTCCGCTACCGCGAATGGCAGGTGGGGCTCATCGTGCTCGGCGTCGCGGCGGGCTACCTCCCGTGGCTGCTGTACTTGAACCGCACGGTGTTCCAGTTCTACACGATCGTGTTCGAGCCGTACCTGATCCTCGCGCTCGTCTTCGCGGTCGGGAAGATCCTCGGGTCCCGTGATGATCCGGAGGAACGCCGGGTCGCCGGTGTCGGGGTGATCGGCGTGTTCCTGACGATCACCACGCTCCTGAGCATCTTCTGGTACCCGCTCTGGACCGCGATCACCGTCCCGTACTGGTTCTGGCACCTCCACGCCTGGTTGCCGTCGTGGGTCTGA
- a CDS encoding TatD family hydrolase: MSGAVAPDPAATPHLRQREAGERKQLSYPESPEPLPVAVYDNHTHLEHADGEAPLTPTEHLDRALAVGVRGIVQVGTDVETSRWSAALAASDPRVLAAVAIHPNDAPDLDRAGTLDDALAEIDRLAAQPRVRAVGETGLDFFRTEDDGRAAQFASFEAHIAIAKRHGIALQIHDRDAHDEVVETLLRVGAPERTVFHCFSGGRELAALCAEHGWYASFAGTVTFKNAAPLREALEVMPRELVMVETDAPYLTPAPFRGRPNAPYLLPHTVRGMAAHLGADLEGFATQLATNTERVYGPWSD; the protein is encoded by the coding sequence ATGAGCGGGGCCGTCGCACCGGATCCAGCCGCCACTCCGCATCTGCGGCAGCGGGAGGCGGGGGAGCGCAAGCAGTTGAGCTACCCGGAGAGCCCCGAGCCGCTGCCGGTGGCCGTGTACGACAACCACACGCACCTCGAGCACGCCGACGGCGAAGCGCCGCTGACGCCGACCGAGCACCTCGACCGCGCGCTCGCCGTCGGTGTCCGCGGGATCGTGCAGGTCGGCACCGACGTCGAGACCTCGCGCTGGTCGGCGGCGCTCGCGGCAAGCGACCCGCGCGTCCTCGCGGCCGTGGCGATCCACCCGAACGACGCTCCGGACCTCGACCGCGCGGGAACGCTCGACGACGCGCTGGCCGAGATCGACCGCCTGGCGGCCCAGCCCCGCGTCCGGGCCGTCGGCGAGACCGGCCTCGACTTCTTCCGCACCGAGGACGATGGCCGAGCCGCGCAGTTCGCCTCCTTCGAGGCGCACATCGCGATCGCGAAGCGGCACGGCATCGCCCTGCAGATCCACGACCGCGACGCCCACGACGAGGTCGTCGAGACCCTGTTGCGCGTCGGGGCTCCGGAGCGCACCGTCTTCCACTGCTTCTCCGGGGGCCGCGAACTCGCAGCGCTCTGTGCCGAGCACGGCTGGTACGCCTCGTTCGCAGGCACCGTGACGTTCAAGAACGCCGCCCCGTTGCGCGAGGCGCTCGAGGTCATGCCCCGCGAGCTCGTCATGGTCGAGACCGACGCGCCGTACCTCACACCGGCGCCGTTCCGCGGTCGGCCCAACGCCCCCTATCTGCTGCCCCACACGGTCCGTGGCATGGCCGCGCACCTCGGTGCAGACCTCGAGGGGTTCGCGACGCAGCTCGCCACGAACACGGAGCGGGTCTACGGCCCCTGGTCCGACTGA
- the rsmI gene encoding 16S rRNA (cytidine(1402)-2'-O)-methyltransferase — MIILGATPIGNLGDASPRLREALATAEVIVAEDTRTAIHLLRALGVESRPRLIAMHDHNERERAAEIVELARETDVLVLSDAGMPTVSDPGFHLVDAAATADVQVTAIPGPSAVVTALAVSGLATDRFTFEGFLPRKPGDRRSALRALATEPRTMVFFESPNRLASSLEDVAAVLGGDRRVAVCRELTKLFEEVKRGTAAELAVWASGGVKGEICVVIAGAEAVEADPDTALEQVLALVAAGMRLKDASNEVAEATGLSKRDLYQAALAARPPKTAPGSERRPTS, encoded by the coding sequence GTGATCATCCTCGGCGCGACCCCCATCGGCAACCTCGGCGACGCGTCGCCCCGACTCCGCGAGGCGTTGGCCACCGCGGAGGTCATCGTCGCCGAAGACACCCGGACGGCGATCCACCTCCTGCGGGCGCTCGGCGTGGAGTCGCGCCCCCGACTCATCGCCATGCACGACCACAACGAGCGGGAGCGTGCCGCCGAGATCGTCGAGCTCGCCCGCGAGACCGACGTGCTCGTCCTGAGCGACGCCGGCATGCCGACCGTGTCCGATCCCGGGTTCCACCTCGTGGACGCGGCCGCCACGGCGGACGTCCAGGTCACAGCGATCCCCGGACCGTCCGCGGTCGTCACGGCGCTCGCCGTCTCCGGGCTCGCGACGGACCGGTTCACCTTCGAGGGCTTCCTGCCGCGGAAGCCGGGCGACCGTCGGAGCGCCCTCCGCGCCCTCGCGACGGAACCACGCACGATGGTGTTCTTCGAATCGCCCAACCGCCTGGCCTCCTCGCTCGAGGACGTCGCGGCGGTCCTCGGCGGCGACCGCCGGGTCGCCGTCTGTCGGGAGCTCACGAAGCTGTTCGAAGAGGTCAAGCGCGGAACGGCCGCCGAGCTCGCCGTCTGGGCCTCGGGCGGGGTGAAGGGCGAGATCTGCGTCGTCATCGCCGGTGCCGAGGCCGTCGAGGCCGATCCCGACACCGCGCTCGAGCAGGTGCTCGCTCTCGTGGCCGCAGGTATGCGCCTGAAGGACGCCTCGAACGAGGTCGCCGAGGCCACGGGCCTGTCGAAGCGCGACCTCTACCAGGCGGCCCTGGCTGCACGCCCGCCGAAGACGGCACCGGGCTCGGAGCGGCGCCCCACGTCGTAA
- a CDS encoding multidrug efflux SMR transporter: protein MSWIVLIASGVLEAVWATALGKSEGFTKLWPTVTFGVALVLSMAGLAWAMRDIQVGTAYAVWVGIGAALTVGYAMVFGGEELSVVKVLLILGLIGCVIGLKLVGGEH from the coding sequence ATGTCATGGATCGTGCTCATCGCATCGGGTGTCCTGGAGGCCGTCTGGGCCACCGCGCTCGGCAAGTCCGAGGGCTTCACCAAGCTCTGGCCCACCGTCACCTTCGGCGTGGCGCTCGTCCTCAGCATGGCGGGCCTGGCCTGGGCCATGCGCGACATCCAGGTCGGCACCGCCTACGCCGTGTGGGTCGGGATCGGTGCCGCGCTTACCGTCGGCTACGCCATGGTCTTCGGCGGTGAGGAACTGTCCGTCGTCAAGGTGCTGCTCATCCTCGGGCTCATCGGTTGCGTCATCGGCCTCAAGCTCGTGGGCGGGGAGCACTAG